Below is a window of Cupriavidus sp. MP-37 DNA.
CCAAAGCACAAAGGCCTCGCATGTGCGAGGCCTTTTTCTTTTTGCCGCGGCGCCGGGAATCAGGCGGGGAACACGCCGGTCGACAGGTAGCGGTCGCCGCGGTCGCACACCACGAAGACGATGGTGGCGTTCTCGACTTCCTCGGCGACGCGCAACGCCACGCACAGCGCACCGGCCGCGGAAATGCCGCAGAAGATGCCCTCTTCCGACGCCATGCGGCGCGCCATGTGCTCGGCATCGCTCTGGCTCACCGGCTCGGTGCGGTCGATGAACTTGGGATCGTAGATCTTGGGCAGATAGGCTTCGGGCCACTTGCGGATGCCCGGAATGCGCGAGCCTTCGGCCGGCTGCGCGCCGACGATCTGGATCCCGGGATTCTGCTCTTTGAGGAAGCGCGACACGCCGGTGATGGTGCCGGTGGTGCCCATCGCCGAAACGAAGTGGGTGATGCGGCCGTCGGTATCGCGCCAGATTTCGGGCCCGGTACCCTCGTAGTGCGCCTGCGGGTTGTCCGGATTGGCGAACTGGTCGAGGATCACGCCCTTGCCGTCGCGCTCCATCGAATCGGCCAGGTCACGGGCGTACTCCATGCCGCCCTTGACCGGAGTCAGGAT
It encodes the following:
- the cysM gene encoding cysteine synthase CysM, whose translation is MAYKTIEDTIGNTPLVRLQRIPGAANDARGNVILGKLEGNNPAGSVKDRPAVSMIAGAEARGRIKPGDTLIEATSGNTGIALAMAAAIRGYKMVLIMPEDLSLERRQSMAAYGAEIILTPVKGGMEYARDLADSMERDGKGVILDQFANPDNPQAHYEGTGPEIWRDTDGRITHFVSAMGTTGTITGVSRFLKEQNPGIQIVGAQPAEGSRIPGIRKWPEAYLPKIYDPKFIDRTEPVSQSDAEHMARRMASEEGIFCGISAAGALCVALRVAEEVENATIVFVVCDRGDRYLSTGVFPA